One segment of Ureibacillus thermophilus DNA contains the following:
- a CDS encoding acetoacetate--CoA ligase yields MVSVIEGTLLYKADENKIENSEYSRYKKWLKEKYGLEFESHQALWEWSTTETEAFWKSIWEYGKIIHSKPYDSVLSGEKMPFFKWFQNAHLNYVDQVFRHKEQKGPAIIYKSENQKTQSISWSDLYENVATLAKYMKFIGIQKGDRVVAYAPNIPETVISFLACASIGAVWAVASPDFGLNSVVDRFKQVEPKLLIAVNGYQYNGKVYEKLDTIQHLLEEIPSIEHCIIIQNVGEKPALKSSNTVHWEDALKDRTNEIESEQVEFSHPLWILYSSGTTGLPKPIVHSHGGIIVEHIKTLQIEADLGKDDRFFWFTTTGWMMWNILVSGLMTGSTIVLYDGSPSYPNLSALWAYAEEVGITVFGTSAPFIDICFKHNFQPNSYFKFPKLRTVLSTGSPLSAACFKWVYDAVKQDVLLVSISGGTDVCTGFVGGNISLPVRAGILPSRSLGVKAESYDEEGNSIIGSVGELVITKPMPSMPIYFWGDEDFSRYLDSYFSTFPNVWRHGDWIQIHEDGCCIIFGRSDATINRSGVRMGTSEIYKIVESFPEILDSLVVDLEYKDRPTCLSLFIVMQEPDKLNDELNQKICDAIRENLSPRFVPDRIHVIQEVPKTLNGKKLEVPIRKILLGMPLEKSINRDAMANPKSLDYFIELSKSYHTN; encoded by the coding sequence ATGGTTTCTGTAATCGAAGGAACACTGCTCTACAAAGCGGATGAAAATAAAATTGAAAACAGCGAATACAGCCGCTACAAAAAATGGTTGAAGGAGAAATATGGACTTGAATTTGAATCCCATCAAGCATTATGGGAATGGTCTACAACAGAAACAGAAGCTTTTTGGAAATCCATCTGGGAGTATGGAAAAATCATTCACAGCAAGCCTTATGATTCGGTTTTATCCGGCGAAAAAATGCCCTTTTTCAAATGGTTTCAAAACGCCCATCTGAATTATGTGGATCAAGTATTCCGCCACAAAGAGCAAAAAGGCCCGGCAATCATCTATAAATCCGAAAATCAAAAAACCCAATCCATTTCTTGGAGCGATCTTTACGAAAATGTCGCAACGCTTGCAAAATATATGAAGTTTATCGGCATCCAAAAAGGAGATCGGGTGGTCGCCTATGCTCCTAATATCCCTGAAACGGTCATCAGCTTTTTAGCCTGCGCAAGCATTGGGGCCGTTTGGGCAGTTGCCTCGCCGGATTTTGGCCTAAACAGCGTCGTTGACCGATTCAAACAAGTGGAGCCGAAACTTTTGATTGCCGTGAATGGCTATCAATATAATGGAAAGGTTTATGAAAAACTAGATACCATTCAACATTTACTAGAAGAAATTCCATCCATTGAACATTGCATCATTATTCAAAATGTTGGAGAGAAGCCGGCACTTAAGTCTTCCAACACCGTCCATTGGGAAGATGCTTTAAAAGATCGTACTAATGAAATCGAAAGTGAACAAGTGGAATTCAGCCACCCGCTTTGGATTTTATATTCTTCAGGAACAACAGGCTTGCCAAAACCCATTGTCCATTCCCACGGCGGAATCATCGTCGAACATATAAAAACTCTTCAAATTGAGGCGGATTTAGGAAAAGACGACCGATTTTTCTGGTTCACAACAACCGGTTGGATGATGTGGAATATATTAGTCAGCGGATTGATGACAGGCAGCACCATCGTTTTATATGATGGAAGCCCAAGCTATCCGAACCTTTCTGCTTTATGGGCCTATGCGGAAGAAGTAGGCATCACTGTTTTCGGCACAAGCGCCCCATTTATTGATATTTGTTTTAAACATAATTTCCAGCCAAACAGCTACTTTAAATTTCCAAAGCTGCGTACCGTATTATCTACCGGTTCGCCTTTATCCGCAGCTTGTTTCAAATGGGTATATGATGCTGTTAAACAGGACGTCTTGCTCGTTTCAATCAGCGGCGGTACGGATGTTTGCACGGGGTTTGTCGGTGGAAATATTAGTTTGCCTGTAAGAGCCGGCATTTTGCCATCCCGTTCATTAGGGGTGAAGGCGGAAAGCTACGATGAAGAAGGAAATTCCATCATCGGCTCCGTAGGCGAATTGGTGATAACAAAACCAATGCCATCAATGCCTATTTATTTCTGGGGAGATGAAGACTTTAGCCGATATTTGGACAGTTATTTCAGCACCTTTCCAAATGTTTGGCGCCATGGAGATTGGATTCAAATACATGAGGATGGATGCTGCATCATCTTTGGGCGTTCCGATGCAACCATCAACCGCTCCGGGGTGCGGATGGGGACGAGCGAGATTTATAAAATTGTTGAATCTTTCCCGGAAATCCTTGATAGTTTAGTTGTTGATTTAGAATACAAAGACCGTCCTACTTGCCTCTCTTTATTTATTGTCATGCAGGAGCCGGACAAATTAAATGATGAATTAAATCAAAAAATTTGCGATGCTATCAGAGAAAATTTATCTCCGCGATTTGTTCCTGATCGAATTCATGTCATTCAAGAAGTGCCAAAAACTTTGAACGGCAAAAAGTTGGAAGTGCCAATTCGCAAAATTTTGCTTGGCATGCCATTGGAGAAATCTATTAACCGCGATGCCATGGCAAACCCGAAATCGTTGGATTACTTTATCGAATTAAGCAAATCCTATCATACGAATTAA